The DNA window AGAGCAACAGCAGGGCGCCGCCGGCCAGCAGCAGCCGGCCGTCGACGTGCTGCTGGAGCCAATGAACGAGTAGCGGCCAACCGAGCGCCAGCGCGGTGCCGATCGATGCCAGGATCATGCGTGGTTGCATCAGCGTTGGTTGATCTTTCCGAGAGCAGTGACGATATCACCGACCGTACGCACTGCCTTGAAGTCAGCGGGATCTATGCGCTTGCCGGTGTATTTCTTCAATTCGACGATCAGATCGACGGCGTCGATGCTGTCGATGTCCAGGTCTTCGTAGAGCCGCGCTTCGAGGGTAACGT is part of the Halotalea alkalilenta genome and encodes:
- a CDS encoding acyl carrier protein; the encoded protein is MSTELPAAANDALALVRSKLVELFDLEAADVTLEARLYEDLDIDSIDAVDLIVELKKYTGKRIDPADFKAVRTVGDIVTALGKINQR